A single genomic interval of Streptomyces sp. NBC_00663 harbors:
- a CDS encoding ROK family transcriptional regulator, whose product MATSPLWASRLKTRGLVLDVIRSARATSRVELAAATGLTGATISAVVRELIADGLVVETGRGAPTGGKPRTLLQLNPQARYSVGVQLERNTCVIVVVDLAGRQVARTSFQGTAEMPPERALPLVASQVEALLATAAVDREKVLGVGLVGYGPQDRRAGVLLTPQPTEEWLGCPVAPRLAESLGLPVLLDNDAAAAAIGEYWLGAVAPHSTYGCIYMATGIGGGVVVAGEVYRGSSSNSVEIGHISIDVNGEECPCGNVGCLENYAGPSALVRQAMATPGLAQRLALGPTDDGFLTEFARIAAAANAGDLEARSLVERSARHLGYAAVTMATLFDVDTIVLAGPSFAVAGSIYQAVIQQEVDRRTFARRVHPVRVVPSVNGSDAAAIGGAVLVLQSELTLAHPQDGARPLLAGTGETP is encoded by the coding sequence GTGGCGACCAGTCCCCTCTGGGCAAGCCGGCTGAAGACGCGCGGTTTGGTCCTCGATGTGATCAGGTCGGCGCGCGCGACCAGCCGGGTGGAGCTCGCGGCGGCGACGGGTCTGACCGGTGCGACGATCTCCGCGGTCGTGCGGGAGCTCATCGCCGACGGCCTGGTCGTCGAAACCGGCCGCGGCGCGCCGACGGGCGGCAAGCCGCGCACGCTTCTCCAGCTCAACCCACAAGCCCGGTACAGCGTCGGAGTTCAACTCGAACGCAACACGTGCGTGATCGTGGTGGTCGATCTGGCCGGCCGACAGGTGGCCCGGACCTCGTTCCAGGGCACTGCGGAGATGCCGCCGGAGCGGGCGCTGCCGCTGGTGGCGTCCCAGGTGGAGGCGCTGCTGGCCACCGCGGCGGTCGACCGCGAGAAGGTGCTGGGCGTGGGCCTGGTCGGCTACGGTCCGCAGGATCGACGCGCGGGTGTGCTGTTGACCCCGCAGCCCACCGAGGAGTGGCTGGGCTGCCCGGTCGCGCCGAGGCTCGCGGAGAGCCTCGGACTTCCCGTCCTGCTCGACAACGACGCCGCCGCGGCCGCGATCGGCGAGTACTGGCTGGGAGCGGTCGCCCCGCACAGCACGTATGGCTGCATCTACATGGCCACCGGCATCGGTGGCGGGGTCGTGGTGGCCGGCGAGGTGTACCGCGGCAGCTCCTCGAACAGCGTGGAGATCGGACACATCTCCATCGATGTCAACGGTGAGGAGTGCCCGTGCGGCAACGTCGGCTGCCTGGAGAACTACGCCGGCCCCTCCGCCCTGGTCCGGCAGGCCATGGCGACGCCGGGGTTGGCCCAGCGGCTGGCGCTCGGCCCGACCGACGACGGCTTCCTCACCGAGTTCGCGCGGATCGCGGCCGCCGCGAACGCGGGTGACCTGGAGGCCCGGAGCCTCGTCGAGCGGTCGGCTCGCCATCTGGGGTATGCCGCCGTCACCATGGCCACCCTGTTCGACGTCGACACGATCGTGCTGGCGGGGCCGAGCTTCGCCGTGGCGGGCTCGATCTACCAGGCGGTGATCCAGCAGGAGGTGGACCGGCGCACGTTCGCGCGCCGGGTGCATCCGGTGCGGGTCGTGCCGTCGGTCAACGGCTCGGACGCGGCCGCGATCGGCGGCGCGGTCCTCGTCCTGCAGAGCGAGCTGACCCTCGCCCACCCCCAGGACGGGGCCCGGCCCCTGCTCGCCGGCACGGGCGAGACTCCCTGA
- a CDS encoding ABC transporter ATP-binding protein: MTVLEVADLIKDFRVRGGLRPTRLRAVDQVSFTLTPGRTVALVGESGSGKSTIARIIARLEQPTGGRVALTGADGTPVPDRDYRHHVQMVFQDPFASLNPFHTIAHHLARPLRLHGRARTRTQTWSATAELLERVSLPADTLAHRRPHELSGGQRQRVAIARALAPGATVLVADEPVSMLDVSIRLDVLNLLARLQREENLAVLYITHDLATARHFADDILVLYRGRVVERGPADKVIRTPQHPYTKLLAAASPDPAARGRFVNIDPAEVIKAGSMPPYEHR; encoded by the coding sequence ATGACCGTGCTGGAAGTGGCCGATCTGATCAAGGACTTCCGGGTCCGCGGTGGCCTTCGCCCCACCCGACTGCGGGCCGTCGACCAGGTCTCGTTCACCCTCACCCCGGGCCGCACGGTGGCACTGGTCGGTGAATCCGGATCGGGCAAGTCCACGATCGCCCGGATCATCGCCCGGCTCGAACAGCCCACCGGCGGCCGGGTCGCCCTCACCGGAGCCGACGGCACGCCCGTCCCGGATCGCGACTACCGCCACCACGTACAGATGGTGTTCCAGGACCCGTTCGCCTCGCTGAACCCGTTCCACACCATCGCGCACCACCTGGCGCGCCCGCTGCGCCTGCACGGTCGCGCCCGCACCCGTACGCAGACCTGGTCCGCGACAGCGGAACTGCTGGAGCGGGTCAGCCTGCCGGCCGACACCCTTGCGCACCGTCGGCCGCACGAACTCTCCGGCGGTCAGCGCCAGCGCGTGGCCATCGCCCGCGCACTCGCGCCCGGTGCGACCGTCCTGGTGGCCGACGAGCCGGTCTCCATGCTGGACGTCTCGATCCGGCTGGACGTGCTCAACCTGCTGGCCCGGCTGCAACGGGAAGAGAACCTCGCCGTCCTCTACATCACCCACGACCTGGCGACCGCGCGGCACTTCGCCGACGACATCCTGGTCCTGTACCGGGGACGAGTCGTCGAGCGAGGCCCCGCGGACAAGGTGATCCGCACGCCGCAACACCCCTACACGAAGCTGTTGGCCGCGGCGTCACCCGATCCGGCGGCACGGGGCCGGTTCGTGAACATCGACCCCGCGGAGGTGATCAAGGCAGGCAGCATGCCGCCGTACGAGCACCGCTAG
- a CDS encoding dipeptide/oligopeptide/nickel ABC transporter permease/ATP-binding protein — protein MTNINPDVQPRPRNGGRVLRSPKLAVGCALILATTLFALVGPLLVGDPDRIDNIGLTSPGSEHLLGTTQTGQDVLAQLAYATRGSLSIGVLVGILATVLAALFGIVGAYLGGVVDEAFSLFSNVMLVIPGLPLIIVISAFVPPEQRGWWTIALVLAITGWAGSARVLRAQTLSLRNRDYVLAARVAGEGPGRVIGVEVLPNLLPLLASQFVFSVIAAILSEAGLSFLGLGASSSSTLGTMLYYAQNGFALQLGAWWWFVPPGLIIALFGCGLALVNFTLDEIINPTLRNRPRRAGRTARPAPVLDPPPEDDVVLSITDLSVTYQGEQPVQAVRDVSLTLRRGEILGLAGESGCGKTTLAYAVNRLHLPPAEVTGGSVTFHDRDGGALDVLALSPGELRAFRWSKLSMVFQGAMNALNPVLTIRAQMEDVLTTHRPTMSRAARRARCAELLTTVGIDPQRLRSYPHELSGGMRQRVLIAMAMLLEPQVVILDEPTTALDVVVQRGILQEIMRLRDQSGFAVLFITHDLPLLLEVADRIAVMLDGRIVENTSAENILDRPQHPYTRRLLDSFPSLTGERGSFVRSGGAS, from the coding sequence ATGACGAACATCAACCCCGACGTCCAGCCGCGCCCCCGCAACGGCGGGCGCGTGCTCCGGTCACCCAAGCTGGCCGTCGGATGCGCCCTGATTCTCGCGACCACCCTGTTCGCTCTCGTCGGCCCGCTGCTGGTCGGCGACCCGGACCGGATCGACAACATCGGTCTGACCTCGCCGGGCAGCGAGCACCTGCTCGGCACCACCCAGACCGGTCAGGACGTACTCGCCCAACTCGCCTACGCCACCCGGGGCTCACTCTCCATAGGCGTCCTGGTCGGCATCCTGGCCACCGTCCTCGCAGCGCTGTTCGGGATCGTCGGGGCCTACCTCGGTGGCGTGGTCGACGAGGCGTTCTCGCTGTTCTCCAACGTGATGCTGGTGATCCCCGGCCTTCCCCTGATCATCGTGATCTCCGCGTTCGTCCCACCGGAACAGCGCGGCTGGTGGACGATCGCGCTGGTGCTGGCGATCACCGGCTGGGCAGGGTCGGCCCGCGTCCTGCGCGCCCAGACCCTGTCCCTGCGCAACCGGGACTACGTACTGGCCGCCCGTGTCGCCGGGGAGGGACCCGGGCGGGTCATCGGCGTCGAAGTCCTGCCGAACCTGCTGCCGCTGCTGGCCTCCCAGTTCGTGTTCTCGGTGATCGCCGCGATACTCAGCGAGGCAGGCCTGTCCTTCCTGGGCCTGGGCGCGTCCTCCTCGTCGACCCTCGGCACGATGCTCTACTACGCGCAGAACGGCTTCGCCCTCCAGCTCGGCGCCTGGTGGTGGTTCGTGCCGCCAGGGCTGATCATCGCCCTGTTCGGCTGCGGTCTCGCCCTGGTGAACTTCACCCTCGACGAGATCATCAACCCGACGCTGCGCAACCGTCCGCGGCGGGCAGGACGTACGGCCCGCCCTGCGCCTGTCCTCGATCCGCCCCCCGAGGACGACGTGGTGCTCAGCATCACCGACCTGTCCGTGACCTACCAGGGCGAACAGCCGGTGCAGGCCGTGCGGGACGTGTCACTCACGCTGCGCCGGGGCGAGATCCTCGGCCTGGCCGGAGAGTCGGGCTGCGGCAAGACCACCCTCGCGTACGCGGTCAACCGGCTGCATCTGCCACCCGCCGAGGTCACCGGCGGCTCCGTGACCTTCCACGACCGTGACGGCGGCGCGCTCGACGTGCTCGCCCTGTCCCCGGGCGAGCTGCGCGCCTTCCGGTGGTCGAAGCTGTCCATGGTCTTCCAGGGCGCCATGAACGCGCTCAACCCCGTCCTGACCATCCGGGCACAGATGGAGGACGTGCTCACCACCCACCGGCCGACGATGTCCCGCGCGGCCCGGCGGGCCCGCTGCGCCGAGCTGCTCACGACGGTCGGCATCGATCCCCAGCGCCTGCGCTCCTACCCGCACGAGCTCTCCGGAGGGATGCGGCAACGGGTGCTGATCGCCATGGCGATGCTGCTCGAACCGCAGGTCGTCATCCTGGACGAACCGACCACCGCGCTCGACGTGGTCGTGCAGCGGGGCATCCTTCAGGAGATCATGCGGCTCCGCGACCAGAGCGGCTTCGCCGTCCTGTTCATCACCCACGACCTTCCCCTTCTCCTGGAGGTCGCGGACCGGATCGCCGTCATGCTCGACGGCCGGATCGTCGAGAACACGTCGGCCGAGAACATCCTGGACCGGCCACAACACCCGTACACGCGCCGCCTGCTGGACTCCTTCCCCAGCCTCACCGGCGAGCGCGGGTCGTTCGTGCGATCCGGAGGCGCGTCATGA
- a CDS encoding ABC transporter permease translates to MRYYLRKLAFYLVALWAAVTLNFFIPRMMPGDPADILMAKLQQHGGGVDPSARRAYELLLGAHTDESLLSQYVAYLGNLLQGDFGISVSDFPTPVSTVIATSLPWTIALVGIATVLAVVSGIVLGVFVGWRRGTWLDSLVPATTVLSAVPYFWLALILVAVLSSWLGWFPLLGGYDVALTPGPYNDFIGSALYHGVLPAATIVISSVGGWVLATRNMMVSAMAEDFVLTAKAKGLSERRVMIRYAARNAILPSVAGFAISLGFVVAGSIVTEQVFAYPGIGSKLLQAVQNNDYALMQAIFLVITVTVLAANLAVDLLYGLIDPRTRTSG, encoded by the coding sequence ATGCGGTACTACCTGCGCAAGCTCGCTTTCTATCTGGTCGCCCTGTGGGCGGCGGTGACGCTGAACTTCTTCATCCCGCGGATGATGCCGGGCGACCCGGCGGACATCCTCATGGCGAAGCTGCAACAGCACGGCGGCGGAGTCGACCCCTCCGCGCGCCGGGCGTACGAGCTTCTGCTCGGTGCCCACACGGACGAGTCGCTGCTCAGTCAGTACGTCGCCTATCTCGGCAACTTGCTGCAAGGTGACTTCGGGATCTCGGTGAGCGACTTCCCGACCCCGGTCTCGACGGTCATCGCCACCTCGCTGCCCTGGACCATCGCTCTGGTCGGGATCGCGACGGTTCTGGCGGTCGTGTCCGGGATCGTGCTGGGCGTGTTCGTGGGGTGGCGGCGCGGCACCTGGCTGGACTCACTGGTGCCGGCGACGACCGTACTGTCCGCGGTGCCGTACTTCTGGCTGGCGCTCATCCTGGTCGCCGTCCTCAGCTCGTGGCTGGGCTGGTTTCCCCTTCTGGGCGGCTACGACGTCGCCCTCACCCCCGGCCCGTACAACGACTTCATCGGCTCCGCGCTCTACCACGGCGTTCTGCCCGCGGCCACGATCGTGATCTCGTCGGTCGGAGGCTGGGTGCTGGCGACGCGGAACATGATGGTCTCGGCGATGGCCGAGGACTTCGTGCTCACCGCCAAGGCGAAAGGCCTGAGCGAGCGACGCGTCATGATCCGGTACGCGGCGCGGAACGCGATCCTGCCGTCCGTCGCCGGATTCGCGATCTCCCTCGGCTTCGTCGTCGCCGGCTCGATCGTCACCGAGCAGGTCTTCGCCTACCCCGGCATCGGGTCGAAGCTGTTGCAGGCGGTACAGAACAACGACTACGCGCTCATGCAGGCCATCTTCCTGGTCATCACGGTCACGGTGCTCGCCGCCAACCTCGCCGTCGACCTGCTCTACGGCCTCATCGACCCACGCACCCGGACCAGCGGCTGA
- a CDS encoding ABC transporter substrate-binding protein — protein sequence MLSTERGARTRAVVILAAMTLAAAGCQASGTPAQGKTPTLIAYTGQASDYQINFNPFAPTAIGGTGTIFQTLFFYNIVRKDAPVPWLGKEFSWNKDGTKLSITLRDGVKWSDGQRFTAADVVFTLDAFPAVWQSPDSAEVYLRLKPAGK from the coding sequence ATGTTGTCGACAGAACGCGGCGCCAGAACACGTGCCGTGGTGATCCTGGCCGCCATGACGCTCGCCGCAGCGGGATGCCAGGCGTCAGGCACGCCGGCCCAGGGCAAGACCCCGACGCTGATCGCGTACACCGGGCAGGCCAGCGACTATCAGATCAACTTCAACCCGTTCGCGCCGACCGCTATCGGCGGGACCGGGACGATCTTCCAGACGCTGTTCTTCTACAACATCGTCCGCAAGGACGCCCCGGTGCCGTGGCTGGGCAAGGAGTTCTCCTGGAACAAGGACGGCACCAAACTGTCGATCACCCTCCGGGACGGGGTGAAGTGGTCCGACGGCCAGCGGTTCACCGCCGCCGACGTCGTGTTCACCCTCGATGCCTTCCCGGCCGTCTGGCAGAGCCCCGACAGCGCGGAGGTCTACCTGCGTCTCAAGCCCGCCGGGAAGTGA
- a CDS encoding glycoside hydrolase family 2 protein — MIRMTLHDDWSLRAVGGQVPDALANWKVPAQVPGSTHLDLLAAGLIPDPYLDRNEAALTWMHRVDWQYTTTFRATGPRPGERTDLVFEGIDTIATVELNGDVLGHTANMHRSYRFDARGSLREGVNELTVSLRSALTHAEEAEAQLGWRQRAYPHPYNALRKMACSFGWDWGPDLQTAGIWKPVRLERWEAGRLAQVRPLVTVDPDGTGRVDVHTDIDSADDRAYTVAVTIGDDQVRTAVQHTSARATLLVPDVRLWWPLGYGDQPLYDLTVTLLADGQPVDSVRHRIGFRTVTVDTEPDEIGTPFTFVVNGKRVFAKGANWIPDDHFLTRVTAQRTARRIDQAVDAHMNMLRVWGGGIYESDDFYDACDERGVLVWQDFPFSCAFYAEEEPLRHEVEAEARENVTRLLPHPSLVLWNGNNENLPAYTDWNWRDSLKGRSWGLGYYTELLPGLVAELDPTRPYAPGSPYSPGDLPPNDAHHGTRHEWDVWNAVDYTHYRDHVPRFCAEFGFQGPPTWTTLHRWIHDEPMTPASPALLLHQKAEDGNGKLHRGLEPHLPVPTDLERWHWATQLNQARAVRFGLEHFRSWWPRTAGALVWQLNDCWPAISWSAVDSDERPKPLYYAIRQAFTPRLLTVQPREGRTTLVAVNDHDQPWTGTVLATRQTFAGEVLATAELPLDVPPRSTAQLDLADDLLKPVDPRSEVLVAAAGDARAHHLFGEDRDLDYDPAPFTARVLPVDEGYRIDVRATSYVRDLALLADKVAPDAVVDDMLVSLPAGESRSFLVRTSTNLHEPSAFLGPDVLCCANLVARAAEDL, encoded by the coding sequence ATGATCAGGATGACGTTGCACGACGACTGGAGCTTGCGGGCCGTGGGAGGGCAGGTGCCGGACGCCCTCGCGAATTGGAAGGTACCGGCTCAGGTGCCGGGAAGCACCCACCTCGATCTGCTGGCGGCAGGTCTCATCCCGGATCCCTACCTGGACCGCAACGAGGCGGCGCTGACCTGGATGCATCGCGTCGACTGGCAGTACACGACCACGTTCCGGGCCACCGGGCCGCGCCCCGGCGAGCGGACAGATCTCGTCTTCGAGGGCATCGACACGATCGCCACCGTCGAGCTGAACGGTGACGTGCTCGGGCACACCGCCAACATGCACCGCAGCTACCGGTTCGACGCCCGCGGGTCGCTGCGCGAGGGTGTCAACGAGTTGACGGTGTCGCTGCGATCAGCGCTCACCCACGCCGAAGAGGCGGAGGCCCAGCTCGGCTGGCGCCAGCGCGCCTATCCCCACCCGTACAACGCCCTCCGGAAGATGGCGTGTTCCTTCGGCTGGGACTGGGGACCGGACCTGCAGACCGCCGGCATCTGGAAACCCGTACGGCTGGAGCGGTGGGAGGCCGGGCGCCTGGCCCAGGTGCGCCCGCTCGTCACCGTCGACCCCGACGGCACCGGCCGCGTCGACGTACACACGGACATCGACAGCGCCGACGACCGCGCGTACACGGTGGCCGTCACAATCGGCGACGACCAGGTAAGGACAGCGGTCCAGCACACCAGCGCGCGTGCCACCCTCCTCGTGCCGGACGTGCGGCTGTGGTGGCCGCTCGGCTACGGCGACCAGCCGCTGTACGACCTCACCGTCACGCTCCTGGCCGACGGGCAGCCCGTCGACTCGGTCCGGCACCGGATCGGGTTCCGCACCGTCACCGTGGACACCGAGCCGGACGAGATCGGTACGCCGTTCACCTTCGTCGTCAACGGAAAACGGGTCTTCGCCAAGGGCGCCAACTGGATCCCGGACGACCACTTCCTCACCCGCGTCACCGCGCAGCGCACGGCACGCCGCATCGACCAGGCCGTCGACGCGCACATGAACATGCTGCGGGTCTGGGGCGGCGGCATCTACGAGAGCGACGACTTCTACGACGCCTGCGACGAACGCGGTGTGCTGGTCTGGCAGGACTTCCCCTTCTCCTGCGCCTTCTACGCCGAGGAGGAACCCCTGCGCCACGAGGTCGAGGCGGAGGCCCGGGAGAACGTCACCCGGCTCCTGCCCCACCCCTCGCTCGTCCTGTGGAACGGCAACAACGAGAACCTGCCCGCCTACACCGACTGGAACTGGCGGGACAGCCTGAAGGGGCGCAGCTGGGGCCTCGGCTACTACACCGAGCTGCTGCCCGGGCTCGTCGCCGAACTGGACCCCACCCGCCCCTACGCACCCGGCAGCCCCTACAGTCCCGGCGACCTGCCGCCGAACGACGCCCATCACGGCACCCGCCACGAGTGGGACGTGTGGAACGCGGTCGACTACACCCACTACCGCGACCATGTGCCGCGGTTCTGCGCCGAGTTCGGCTTCCAGGGCCCGCCCACCTGGACCACTCTGCACCGCTGGATCCACGACGAGCCGATGACACCCGCCTCACCCGCGCTCCTGCTCCACCAGAAGGCCGAGGACGGCAACGGCAAGCTGCACCGCGGTCTGGAGCCCCACCTGCCGGTCCCCACCGACCTCGAACGCTGGCACTGGGCGACCCAGCTCAACCAGGCCCGCGCCGTCAGGTTCGGCCTCGAACACTTCCGCTCGTGGTGGCCACGCACCGCCGGGGCACTCGTCTGGCAGCTCAACGACTGCTGGCCCGCCATCTCCTGGTCCGCGGTGGACAGCGACGAACGACCCAAACCCCTCTACTACGCGATCAGGCAGGCGTTCACGCCGCGGCTGCTCACCGTGCAACCCCGCGAGGGCAGGACCACACTGGTCGCGGTGAACGACCACGACCAGCCGTGGACGGGAACCGTGCTCGCGACGCGGCAGACCTTCGCCGGTGAGGTGCTGGCCACCGCCGAATTGCCACTCGACGTGCCACCCAGGTCCACCGCCCAGCTGGACCTGGCCGACGACCTGCTCAAACCCGTCGACCCGCGCAGCGAAGTGCTGGTCGCAGCGGCAGGCGATGCCCGCGCCCATCACCTCTTCGGCGAGGACCGCGACCTCGACTACGACCCGGCGCCGTTCACCGCCCGCGTCCTGCCCGTGGACGAGGGCTACCGGATCGACGTACGAGCCACCTCCTACGTGCGCGATCTCGCCCTGCTGGCCGACAAGGTCGCGCCCGACGCGGTCGTGGACGACATGCTCGTCTCCTTGCCTGCGGGAGAGTCCCGGAGTTTCCTCGTACGCACCTCGACGAACCTCCACGAGCCGTCCGCGTTCCTGGGCCCGGATGTGCTGTGCTGCGCCAACCTCGTGGCCCGGGCCGCCGAGGACCTCTGA
- a CDS encoding MFS transporter → MSESRTAPVKVVAERQAAEKEPSRSAASPAPTRWVWLAAWPVTAVFVLSNAATPLYVVWQHEIGFSKGTLTVIFAFYIVGLLGSLLVSGVVSDRLGRKAVLLPALGLALAACLVFATASTVAALIVARLFTGIAVGAVVSAGMAAVTDVAGQHRKRLAALLASCAMVFGAGLGPLLAGVLSETLPSPTVTVFVVETALLATAVLAVLRMPVRRPATPAKGAWIRIPGVPHGNGLQLTLGIAVFAPGITATSFVLSLGPSLLSGLLGTTSRIVAGAMAFAMFLAATGVQFAVQKLPRRTILTAGAISTTLSMIALATAVHTSSVAVLTASALLAGAGQGMGQLGGLSLLNHSVPAQRLAEANAALNVGGYVPAGVLPVSAGYLSDAIGLTNGATVFAVVLTGMAVIGGLVVVASRRQAPPAFSKSATARASSK, encoded by the coding sequence ATGTCGGAGAGTCGAACCGCGCCCGTGAAGGTGGTGGCCGAGCGGCAAGCTGCGGAGAAGGAGCCGTCCAGGTCCGCCGCCTCCCCTGCCCCCACCCGGTGGGTATGGCTGGCCGCCTGGCCGGTGACGGCGGTCTTCGTCCTGTCCAACGCGGCAACGCCCTTGTACGTGGTGTGGCAGCACGAGATCGGGTTCTCCAAGGGCACCCTGACCGTGATCTTCGCCTTCTACATCGTCGGACTGCTCGGCTCGCTGCTCGTCTCCGGTGTCGTCTCCGACCGGCTCGGCCGCAAGGCGGTCCTGCTGCCCGCCCTCGGGCTCGCGCTGGCCGCCTGCCTCGTCTTCGCGACCGCGTCCACGGTGGCCGCCCTGATCGTGGCCCGGCTGTTCACCGGCATCGCGGTCGGCGCGGTCGTCTCCGCAGGCATGGCCGCCGTGACGGATGTGGCCGGCCAGCACCGCAAGCGGCTCGCGGCCCTGCTCGCCTCCTGCGCCATGGTCTTCGGGGCCGGCCTCGGCCCGCTCCTTGCAGGCGTCCTGTCCGAGACCCTGCCCTCCCCCACCGTCACCGTCTTCGTGGTGGAGACGGCACTGCTCGCCACGGCGGTCCTCGCCGTGCTGCGCATGCCCGTACGCCGGCCCGCCACACCCGCCAAGGGCGCCTGGATCCGCATCCCCGGCGTCCCGCACGGCAACGGACTGCAACTCACCCTCGGCATCGCCGTGTTCGCGCCCGGCATCACCGCGACGTCGTTCGTGCTCTCGCTCGGCCCCTCGCTCCTGTCCGGCCTGCTCGGCACCACCAGCCGGATCGTCGCCGGCGCCATGGCGTTCGCGATGTTCCTGGCCGCCACCGGGGTGCAGTTCGCGGTGCAGAAGCTGCCCCGGCGCACCATCCTGACGGCCGGCGCGATCAGCACCACACTCAGCATGATCGCGCTCGCCACCGCCGTACACACCTCGTCGGTCGCCGTACTGACCGCCTCCGCGCTGCTGGCCGGGGCCGGCCAGGGCATGGGGCAGCTCGGCGGGCTCTCCCTGCTCAACCACAGCGTCCCGGCGCAGCGGCTCGCCGAGGCCAACGCGGCGCTCAACGTCGGCGGCTACGTACCCGCCGGCGTGCTGCCGGTCTCGGCCGGCTACCTCAGCGACGCCATCGGGCTGACCAACGGCGCGACCGTGTTCGCCGTAGTCCTGACGGGCATGGCCGTCATCGGCGGCCTGGTCGTCGTCGCCTCCCGCCGCCAAGCGCCCCCAGCGTTCAGCAAGTCGGCGACAGCTCGCGCCTCGTCGAAGTGA
- a CDS encoding ArsR/SmtB family transcription factor has translation MPSTAPPASAGAPAFKLLPAPADLPEPLPEPAPQELRLETVLGALSDPLRLRIVQKLLLESEQFDHTCGWFGFDRPKSSLTHHFKALREAGITRQRQYGLERRSHVRVDDLNARFPGLLDLVAAWTPGKN, from the coding sequence ATGCCGTCCACGGCACCTCCGGCGTCCGCAGGAGCGCCAGCCTTCAAACTGCTGCCCGCGCCCGCGGACCTGCCCGAGCCCCTGCCCGAGCCCGCGCCGCAGGAGCTGCGCCTGGAGACCGTGCTGGGCGCCCTGAGCGACCCGCTGCGACTGCGCATCGTGCAGAAACTCCTGCTGGAATCCGAGCAGTTCGACCACACCTGCGGGTGGTTCGGCTTCGACCGTCCCAAGTCCTCGCTGACCCATCACTTCAAGGCCCTGCGCGAGGCGGGCATCACCCGGCAGCGCCAGTACGGCCTGGAGCGTCGCAGCCACGTCCGTGTCGATGACCTCAACGCGCGCTTCCCCGGCCTGCTGGACCTCGTCGCGGCCTGGACGCCCGGCAAGAACTGA